Proteins encoded together in one Cellulomonas gilvus ATCC 13127 window:
- the nucS gene encoding endonuclease NucS, translated as MRLVVASCAARYTGRLAAHLPRATRLLVVKADGSVLLHSDGGSYKPLNWMSPPCSLAVLEPDDEQRTAGVTAVWTVQHAKSDDRLEIELYDVLHDSAHDLGVDPGLVKDGVEAHLQTLLAAQIGLLGAGHVLVRREYPTAIGPVDILAKDPAGGSVAVEIKRRGDIDGVEQLTRYLELLNRDPLLAPVRGVFAAQEIKPQARVLATDRGIACLTLDYDAMRGVDDVDSRLF; from the coding sequence GTGCGTCTCGTCGTCGCGTCCTGCGCCGCCCGCTACACCGGGCGGCTCGCGGCGCACCTGCCGCGCGCCACGCGTCTTCTCGTGGTCAAGGCGGACGGCAGCGTGCTGCTGCACTCCGACGGCGGCTCCTACAAGCCGCTCAACTGGATGAGCCCGCCGTGCTCGCTCGCGGTGCTCGAGCCCGACGACGAGCAGCGGACCGCGGGTGTCACGGCCGTCTGGACCGTGCAGCACGCGAAGTCCGACGACCGGCTCGAGATCGAGCTGTACGACGTGCTGCACGACAGCGCGCACGACCTGGGCGTGGACCCGGGCCTGGTCAAGGACGGCGTCGAGGCCCACCTGCAGACGTTGCTCGCGGCGCAGATCGGGTTGCTCGGTGCGGGCCACGTGCTGGTGCGCCGCGAGTACCCGACCGCGATCGGCCCGGTCGACATCCTGGCCAAGGACCCGGCGGGCGGGTCCGTGGCGGTCGAGATCAAGCGCCGCGGGGACATCGACGGCGTGGAGCAGCTCACGCGCTACCTCGAGCTCCTCAACCGGGACCCGCTGCTCGCGCCGGTGCGCGGGGTGTTCGCCGCGCAGGAGATCAAGCCGCAGGCGCGCGTGCTCGCGACGGACCGCGGCATCGCCTGCCTGACGTTGGACTACGACGCGATGCGCGGCGTGGACGACGTGGACTCCCGCCTGTTCTGA
- a CDS encoding DUF2550 domain-containing protein codes for MPGPLVLVVASCVVVVLAGAGAWWSRRQTLDRRVGSFRCNLRRGSRWPSGVAQYGAADLYWWRFWSLAPRPARRWDRSGLAIVGREPAAPGSDVLLVTCRGVSGGAEVEFVLSMSREAYAGLLSWIEATPQRVGSVI; via the coding sequence GTGCCCGGGCCGCTCGTCCTCGTCGTCGCCTCGTGCGTCGTCGTGGTGCTGGCCGGCGCGGGTGCCTGGTGGTCGCGCCGGCAGACGCTGGACCGCCGCGTGGGGTCGTTCCGGTGCAACCTGCGCCGCGGCTCTCGCTGGCCCAGCGGCGTCGCGCAGTACGGCGCGGCCGACCTGTACTGGTGGCGCTTCTGGTCGCTCGCACCGCGTCCCGCGCGGCGCTGGGACCGCTCGGGGCTGGCGATCGTCGGGCGGGAGCCCGCCGCCCCGGGCTCGGACGTGCTCCTGGTGACGTGCCGCGGCGTGTCCGGCGGCGCCGAGGTGGAGTTCGTCCTCAGCATGTCGCGGGAGGCGTACGCGGGTCTGCTGTCCTGGATCGAGGCCACGCCGCAGCGCGTGGGCTCCGTCATCTGA
- a CDS encoding F0F1 ATP synthase subunit epsilon: MADSLEVDLVAADGKVWSGPARQVSAPAADGEIGILAGHTPILSVLRAGEVRVRTSGGQVHAWHVDGGFLSVDSDRVTVVVDSLSESAAAPTH; encoded by the coding sequence ATGGCCGACTCGCTCGAGGTCGACCTCGTCGCCGCGGACGGCAAGGTCTGGTCGGGTCCCGCCCGCCAGGTCTCGGCGCCCGCGGCCGACGGGGAGATCGGCATCCTCGCCGGGCACACGCCGATCCTGTCGGTGCTGCGTGCCGGTGAGGTGCGCGTGCGCACGTCCGGCGGCCAGGTGCACGCCTGGCACGTGGACGGCGGCTTCCTCTCGGTGGACTCCGACCGCGTGACCGTCGTGGTGGACTCGCTGTCCGAGTCCGCCGCGGCCCCGACGCACTGA
- the atpD gene encoding F0F1 ATP synthase subunit beta, whose product MTATTVDETAAAAGTPGVGRVARVIGPVVDIEFPADQIPEIYNALTVDIDLSAQGEGEGQGVLHMTLEVAQHLGDSLVRAIALKPTDGLVRGAKVTDTGAPISVPVGDVTKGKVFNVTGDVLNLAEGETLEITERWPIHRRPPAFDQLESKTQMFETGIKVIDLLTPYVQGGKIGLFGGAGVGKTVLIQEMIQRVAQDHGGVSVFAGVGERTREGNDLIVEMEEAGVFDKTALVFGQMDEPPGTRLRVALSALTMAEYFRDVQNQDVLLFIDNIFRFTQAGSEVSTLLGRMPSAVGYQPNLADEMGLLQERITSTRGHSITSLQAIYVPADDYTDPAPATTFAHLDATTELSREIASRGLYPAVDPLTSTSRILDPRYVGQEHYDVATQVKSILQRNKELQDIIAILGVDELSEEDKTVVARARRIQQFLSQNTYMAEKFTGVSGSTVPVSETVEAFKKIAAGEFDHIAEQAFFNIGGLEDLEKNWARIQKEYGV is encoded by the coding sequence ATGACCGCCACCACCGTCGACGAGACGGCCGCCGCCGCCGGCACGCCCGGCGTCGGTCGCGTCGCCCGCGTGATCGGCCCCGTCGTGGACATCGAGTTCCCGGCGGACCAGATCCCCGAGATCTACAACGCGCTCACGGTCGACATCGACCTGTCCGCCCAGGGCGAGGGTGAGGGCCAGGGCGTCCTGCACATGACCCTCGAGGTCGCGCAGCACCTGGGCGACTCGCTGGTCCGTGCGATCGCGCTCAAGCCGACCGACGGCCTGGTCCGCGGCGCCAAGGTGACCGACACGGGTGCGCCGATCTCGGTGCCGGTCGGCGACGTGACCAAGGGCAAGGTCTTCAACGTCACGGGTGACGTGCTGAACCTGGCCGAGGGCGAGACGCTCGAGATCACCGAGCGCTGGCCCATCCACCGCCGGCCCCCGGCCTTCGACCAGCTCGAGTCCAAGACCCAGATGTTCGAGACGGGCATCAAGGTCATCGACCTGCTGACCCCCTACGTGCAGGGCGGGAAGATCGGCCTGTTCGGCGGTGCGGGCGTCGGCAAGACGGTCCTCATCCAGGAGATGATCCAGCGCGTCGCGCAGGACCACGGCGGTGTGTCGGTCTTCGCGGGCGTCGGCGAGCGCACGCGTGAGGGCAACGACCTCATCGTCGAGATGGAGGAGGCGGGCGTCTTCGACAAGACCGCGCTCGTCTTCGGCCAGATGGACGAGCCGCCCGGCACGCGTCTGCGCGTGGCCCTCTCGGCGCTGACGATGGCGGAGTACTTCCGCGACGTGCAGAACCAGGACGTGCTGCTCTTCATCGACAACATCTTCCGGTTCACGCAGGCCGGTTCCGAGGTGTCGACGCTGCTGGGCCGCATGCCGTCCGCGGTGGGCTACCAGCCGAACCTCGCCGACGAGATGGGCCTCCTGCAGGAGCGCATCACCTCGACGCGCGGTCACTCGATCACCTCGCTGCAGGCGATCTACGTCCCCGCTGACGACTACACGGACCCGGCGCCGGCGACGACGTTCGCGCACCTGGACGCCACCACGGAGCTCTCGCGTGAGATCGCGTCGCGCGGTCTGTACCCCGCCGTGGACCCGCTGACCTCCACGAGCCGCATCCTCGACCCGCGGTACGTCGGCCAGGAGCACTACGACGTCGCGACGCAGGTCAAGTCGATCCTGCAGCGCAACAAGGAGCTCCAGGACATCATCGCGATCCTCGGTGTCGACGAGCTGTCGGAGGAGGACAAGACCGTCGTCGCGCGGGCGCGTCGCATCCAGCAGTTCCTCTCGCAGAACACCTACATGGCCGAGAAGTTCACGGGCGTCTCCGGCTCCACGGTGCCGGTGTCCGAGACGGTCGAGGCGTTCAAGAAGATCGCCGCGGGCGAGTTCGACCACATCGCCGAGCAGGCGTTCTTCAACATCGGTGGTCTCGAGGACCTCGAGAAGAACTGGGCGCGCATCCAGAAGGAGTACGGCGTCTGA
- a CDS encoding F0F1 ATP synthase subunit gamma, with the protein MAGSQRVYKQRIKSTQSLKKMFRAQELIAASRIGRARDRVAMASPYSRAITRAVSAVATHSNVSHPFLMERTDTQRVAVLLVASDRGMAGAYSASVIRETERLIERLQGQGKQVDLFVSGRRAVSYYTFRQRELAAQWTGSSDAPTSQVAVEIADELLERFRAPADEGGIAEVHVVYTQFVNMVTQRPRVIRLLPLEVVEGVAPAGESGPLPLYDFEPSPEVVLDALLPRYVRARIFACLLQAAASELAARQRAMHTATDNAEDLIRMYTRLANQARQGEITQEISEIVSGADALASAS; encoded by the coding sequence ATGGCCGGTTCGCAGCGCGTCTACAAGCAGCGCATCAAGTCCACCCAGTCGCTCAAGAAGATGTTCCGGGCGCAGGAGCTCATCGCCGCCTCGCGCATCGGGCGGGCTCGCGACCGGGTGGCGATGGCGTCGCCGTACTCGCGGGCGATCACCCGGGCGGTCTCGGCCGTGGCCACGCACTCGAACGTGTCCCACCCGTTCCTCATGGAGCGCACGGACACCCAGCGGGTCGCGGTCCTGCTCGTCGCGTCCGACCGCGGCATGGCGGGCGCCTACTCGGCGAGCGTCATCCGGGAGACCGAGCGGCTCATCGAGCGGCTGCAGGGCCAGGGCAAGCAGGTCGACCTGTTCGTCTCGGGCCGGCGGGCCGTGAGCTACTACACGTTCCGTCAGCGCGAGCTGGCGGCGCAGTGGACGGGCTCGTCGGACGCGCCCACGTCGCAGGTCGCGGTCGAGATCGCCGACGAGCTGCTCGAGCGCTTCCGGGCGCCGGCCGACGAGGGTGGCATCGCCGAGGTCCACGTCGTCTACACGCAGTTCGTCAACATGGTGACGCAGCGTCCGCGCGTCATCCGGCTGCTGCCGCTCGAGGTCGTGGAGGGGGTCGCGCCCGCGGGCGAGTCCGGCCCGCTCCCGCTGTACGACTTCGAGCCCAGCCCGGAGGTCGTGCTCGACGCGCTGCTGCCGCGGTACGTGCGGGCCCGCATCTTCGCGTGCCTGCTGCAGGCCGCGGCGTCCGAGCTCGCCGCGCGCCAGCGCGCCATGCACACGGCGACGGACAACGCCGAGGACCTCATCCGCATGTACACCCGGCTCGCCAACCAGGCGCGCCAGGGCGAGATCACCCAGGAGATCAGCGAGATCGTCTCGGGCGCGGACGCGCTCGCCTCGGCCTCCTGA
- the atpA gene encoding F0F1 ATP synthase subunit alpha, producing the protein MAELTIRPEEIRAALDSFVKAYEPTGAVAEEVGRVTLAGDGIAQVEGLPGAMANELLRFEDGTLGLALNLDVREIGVVVLGEFSGIEEGQEVRRTGEVLSVPVGDGYLGRVVDPLGQPIDGLGEIAVEARRALELQAPGVMARKSVHEPLQTGIKAIDSMIPIGRGQRQLIIGDRQTGKTAIAIDTIINQKANWETGDPTKQVRCIYVAIGQKGSTIASVRGALEEAGALEYTTIVAAPASDPAGFKYLAPYTGSAIGQHWMYDGKHVLIVFDDLSKQAEAYRAVSLLLRRPPGREAYPGDVFYLHSRLLERCAKLSDELGAGSMTGLPVIETKANDVSAYIPTNVISITDGQIFLQSDLFNADQRPAVDVGISVSRVGGAAQVKAMKQVSGTLKLDLAQFRSLEAFAMFASDLDATSRAQLARGSRLTELLKQPQYTPYPVEDQVASIWAGTKGHLDDVPIEDVKRFEAELLDHLRRHTDVLTTIAETGKLDDATEQSLAGAVSDFRNGFLKFDGTPLVGGGDEDAEVEVEQEQIVRQKKA; encoded by the coding sequence ATGGCTGAGCTGACGATCAGGCCGGAGGAGATCCGCGCCGCGCTGGACAGCTTCGTGAAGGCCTACGAGCCCACGGGTGCGGTCGCCGAAGAGGTCGGGCGCGTGACCCTCGCGGGCGACGGCATCGCGCAGGTCGAGGGCCTGCCCGGTGCGATGGCCAACGAGCTGCTGCGGTTCGAGGACGGCACGCTCGGTCTCGCCCTGAACCTCGACGTGCGCGAGATCGGCGTCGTGGTGCTGGGCGAGTTCTCCGGCATCGAGGAGGGCCAGGAGGTCCGCCGGACCGGCGAGGTGCTCTCGGTGCCCGTGGGTGACGGCTACCTGGGCCGCGTGGTGGACCCGCTGGGTCAGCCCATCGACGGTCTGGGCGAGATCGCGGTCGAGGCGCGCCGCGCGCTCGAGCTGCAGGCCCCCGGCGTCATGGCCCGCAAGTCGGTGCACGAGCCGCTGCAGACCGGCATCAAGGCGATCGACTCGATGATCCCGATCGGCCGTGGCCAGCGTCAGCTGATCATCGGCGACCGCCAGACGGGCAAGACGGCGATCGCGATCGACACGATCATCAACCAGAAGGCGAACTGGGAGACCGGCGACCCGACCAAGCAGGTCCGCTGCATCTATGTCGCGATCGGCCAGAAGGGCTCGACCATCGCCTCGGTGCGCGGCGCGCTCGAGGAGGCCGGTGCGCTCGAGTACACGACGATCGTCGCGGCTCCCGCATCCGACCCGGCGGGCTTCAAGTACCTCGCGCCGTACACCGGCTCGGCCATCGGCCAGCACTGGATGTACGACGGCAAGCACGTCCTGATCGTGTTCGACGACCTGTCCAAGCAGGCCGAGGCGTACCGCGCCGTGTCGCTGCTGCTGCGCCGCCCGCCGGGCCGTGAGGCCTACCCGGGTGACGTCTTCTACCTGCACTCCCGGCTGCTCGAGCGCTGCGCGAAGCTGTCCGACGAGCTGGGCGCGGGCTCGATGACGGGTCTGCCGGTCATCGAGACCAAGGCGAACGACGTCTCGGCGTACATCCCGACCAACGTCATCTCGATCACCGACGGCCAGATCTTCCTGCAGTCGGACCTGTTCAACGCCGACCAGCGCCCGGCCGTCGACGTCGGCATCTCGGTGTCCCGCGTCGGTGGTGCCGCGCAGGTCAAGGCAATGAAGCAGGTCTCCGGCACGCTCAAGCTCGACCTGGCGCAGTTCCGCTCGCTCGAGGCGTTCGCGATGTTCGCGTCCGACCTGGACGCGACGTCGCGCGCGCAGCTGGCGCGTGGCTCGCGCCTGACCGAGCTGCTCAAGCAGCCGCAGTACACGCCGTACCCGGTCGAGGACCAGGTCGCGTCGATCTGGGCGGGCACCAAGGGCCACCTGGACGACGTGCCGATCGAGGACGTCAAGCGCTTCGAGGCCGAGCTCCTGGACCACCTGCGCCGCCACACGGACGTGCTCACCACGATCGCGGAGACGGGCAAGCTCGACGACGCGACCGAGCAGTCGCTCGCGGGCGCCGTGTCCGACTTCCGCAACGGCTTCCTCAAGTTCGACGGCACGCCGCTGGTCGGCGGCGGCGACGAGGACGCCGAGGTCGAGGTCGAGCAGGAGCAGATCGTCCGGCAGAAGAAGGCCTGA
- a CDS encoding F0F1 ATP synthase subunit delta, which produces MRGTSRASLAAVEERLEPVLTAAGTRSSELGEQLFALVDALDSSAALRRTLGDPSIDGDAKASLVAQLLGTADPLVVTVAQELVRARWSADADLAEAAERLGFHAVLASAEADGVLAEVEEELFRLTRALAGQRDVRRTLFDPAIPGDARGSLVDGILAGRGTAQTAILARRAAVAPRGRRYVATLGHLADLIAERRNRQVATVTSATALDAAQRERLTQILSEAYGREIQLNVILDPQVLGGLRIQVGPQVVDSTVLSRLADARRRLAG; this is translated from the coding sequence ATGCGCGGAACCTCTCGCGCCTCGCTGGCGGCGGTCGAGGAGCGGCTCGAGCCGGTCCTGACCGCCGCCGGCACCCGGTCGTCGGAGCTGGGCGAGCAGCTGTTCGCGCTCGTCGACGCGCTCGACTCGTCGGCCGCGCTGCGGCGCACGCTCGGCGACCCGTCGATCGACGGCGACGCCAAGGCGTCGCTCGTGGCCCAGCTGCTCGGCACCGCCGACCCGCTGGTCGTCACGGTCGCGCAGGAGCTCGTGCGGGCTCGGTGGTCGGCCGACGCGGACCTCGCGGAGGCCGCCGAGCGACTCGGCTTCCACGCGGTCCTGGCCTCGGCCGAGGCCGACGGCGTGCTCGCCGAGGTCGAGGAGGAGCTGTTCCGCCTCACCCGGGCGCTCGCCGGCCAGCGTGACGTGCGCCGCACGCTGTTCGACCCCGCGATCCCGGGCGATGCCCGCGGCTCGCTGGTCGACGGCATCCTCGCGGGCCGCGGCACGGCACAGACGGCGATCCTGGCGCGCCGCGCCGCGGTCGCCCCCCGGGGCCGCCGCTACGTGGCGACGCTGGGCCACCTCGCGGACCTGATCGCGGAGCGGCGCAACCGCCAGGTGGCCACGGTCACCTCGGCGACCGCGCTCGACGCGGCCCAGCGCGAGCGACTCACCCAGATCCTGAGCGAGGCGTACGGCCGCGAGATCCAGCTCAACGTGATCCTGGACCCGCAGGTGCTGGGCGGACTGCGCATCCAGGTGGGCCCGCAGGTGGTCGACTCCACCGTGCTGTCCCGCCTCGCCGACGCCCGACGACGACTCGCCGGCTGA
- a CDS encoding F0F1 ATP synthase subunit B, whose translation MAAISAAVVTAAESTEPKGMDLLVPASYDLLWSAVVLLIIAIPFFRYALPALNKVLDERTAKIEGGLAKAEKAQAEAAAARDEYNQQLAEARAEAARIREDARVEGGQIVSELRGKAQDEAARITETAKRQIEAERQQAAVQLRTDVGTLATQLASKIVGESLEDEARRSRVVDRFLDELEASTAGQGK comes from the coding sequence ATGGCCGCGATCTCCGCGGCTGTCGTGACGGCCGCGGAGTCCACCGAGCCCAAGGGCATGGACCTGCTGGTGCCGGCGTCCTACGACCTGCTCTGGTCGGCCGTCGTCCTGCTGATCATCGCCATCCCGTTCTTCCGCTACGCGCTCCCGGCCCTGAACAAGGTCCTGGACGAGCGCACCGCGAAGATCGAGGGCGGTCTCGCCAAGGCCGAGAAGGCCCAGGCCGAGGCCGCGGCAGCGCGTGACGAGTACAACCAGCAGCTCGCCGAGGCCCGTGCCGAGGCCGCGCGCATCCGTGAGGACGCGCGCGTCGAGGGCGGCCAGATCGTCAGCGAGCTGCGGGGCAAGGCGCAGGACGAGGCGGCGCGCATCACCGAGACCGCCAAGCGCCAGATCGAGGCGGAGCGCCAGCAGGCGGCCGTCCAGCTGCGCACCGACGTCGGCACGCTCGCGACGCAGCTCGCGTCGAAGATCGTCGGCGAGTCGCTCGAGGACGAGGCGCGCCGCTCGCGCGTCGTCGACCGCTTCCTCGACGAGCTCGAGGCGTCGACCGCCGGACAGGGGAAGTGA
- the atpE gene encoding ATP synthase F0 subunit C, translating to MALAETILAAENAISGNIATVGYGLAVIGPGIGLGILIGKTIEGIARQPEVAGQLRTTMFIGIGFVEVLGLLGLITGFLFS from the coding sequence GTGGCTCTTGCGGAGACCATCCTCGCGGCCGAGAACGCCATCTCGGGCAACATCGCGACCGTCGGCTACGGCCTCGCGGTCATCGGCCCGGGTATCGGCCTGGGCATCCTGATCGGCAAGACGATCGAGGGCATCGCACGTCAGCCCGAGGTCGCCGGCCAGCTGCGCACCACCATGTTCATCGGTATCGGCTTCGTCGAGGTCCTCGGCCTCCTCGGCCTCATCACCGGGTTCCTCTTCTCGTGA
- the atpB gene encoding F0F1 ATP synthase subunit A gives MPARKHGTRRHDHQEHPLSSLATVLPLASSEGGNGFHAPSIVDFFPPPILFEGTPFELNRLQLVRLVAAVVLVIVFVVAARRAKLVPGRFQNVIEMGMDFVRVNIAEEILGKERAREHVALLTTMFFAILAFNLTGIVPGLNIAGTSLIGLPVLLALWAYVRYLSAGVKAQGLGGFLKASLFPPGVPWFMYVLLTPIEFLTVFIIRPATLAIRLMANMVAGHLMLVLCFSATQYFLLDASGAMKGFSAVTLSAGIAMTLFELFVGALQAYIFVVLTAVYISLSVEEEH, from the coding sequence GTGCCCGCGAGGAAGCACGGCACCCGGCGCCACGACCACCAGGAGCACCCGCTGTCCAGCCTCGCGACCGTCCTGCCACTCGCGTCATCCGAGGGCGGCAACGGTTTCCACGCGCCGTCGATCGTCGACTTCTTCCCGCCCCCGATCCTGTTCGAGGGCACGCCGTTCGAGCTCAACCGTCTGCAGCTGGTCCGGCTCGTCGCGGCCGTCGTCCTGGTGATCGTGTTCGTGGTCGCCGCACGCCGCGCGAAGCTGGTCCCCGGCCGGTTCCAGAACGTCATCGAGATGGGCATGGACTTCGTCCGCGTGAACATCGCCGAGGAGATCCTCGGCAAGGAGCGCGCCCGGGAGCACGTCGCTCTGCTGACGACGATGTTCTTCGCGATCCTCGCGTTCAACCTCACCGGCATCGTGCCCGGCCTCAACATCGCCGGCACGTCGCTGATCGGCCTGCCCGTGCTGCTCGCGCTGTGGGCGTACGTGCGCTACCTGAGCGCGGGGGTCAAGGCGCAGGGTCTGGGCGGCTTCCTCAAGGCCAGCCTGTTCCCGCCCGGCGTGCCGTGGTTCATGTACGTGCTGCTCACGCCGATCGAGTTCCTCACCGTCTTCATCATCCGGCCGGCGACGCTCGCGATCCGACTCATGGCCAACATGGTCGCGGGTCACCTCATGCTCGTGCTCTGCTTCTCGGCGACGCAGTACTTCCTGCTCGACGCGTCGGGCGCGATGAAGGGGTTCAGCGCGGTCACGCTCAGCGCGGGCATCGCGATGACGCTCTTCGAGCTGTTCGTCGGAGCCCTGCAGGCCTACATCTTCGTCGTGCTCACGGCGGTCTACATCAGCCTGTCGGTCGAGGAAGAGCACTAG
- a CDS encoding MraY family glycosyltransferase has protein sequence MRVYLLVGVIAAAVAYLMTPLARWCALRWGAITAVRDRDVHAIPTPRLGGVAMFLGLTVAIVVASRLPFLAGVYDNPRALVGIVGGAALVCLLGVADDIWDLDWLTKLMGQVLAAGFLAWQGVQLYQLPVGGVTVSSTRMWTFLTIITVVIAMNAVNFVDGLDGLAAGVLAIGGAAFFLYSYLLTRATSGDYASLSTLVVAALVGACIGFLPHNVYPARIFMGDSGAMLLGFVLAAAAVVVTGQIDPEQVSRRQSFPAFVPMLLPFAVLVLPLLDMGLAIVRRLGQGKSPFHPDRMHLHHRLLALGHSHRRAVAIMYVWTAVFAFGMGALVVLSTTTVLWLFAAGVVVAVLLTLGPLRGRSTRRPLETT, from the coding sequence GTGAGGGTCTACCTGCTCGTCGGCGTGATCGCCGCGGCCGTCGCGTACCTCATGACGCCGCTCGCACGGTGGTGCGCGCTGCGCTGGGGCGCCATCACGGCGGTGCGCGACCGCGACGTGCACGCGATCCCGACCCCGCGGCTCGGCGGCGTCGCGATGTTCCTGGGCCTCACGGTCGCGATCGTCGTCGCGAGCCGCCTGCCGTTCCTGGCGGGCGTCTACGACAACCCGCGCGCGCTCGTCGGCATCGTCGGCGGTGCGGCGCTGGTGTGCCTGCTGGGCGTGGCGGACGACATCTGGGACCTGGACTGGCTCACCAAGCTCATGGGGCAGGTGCTTGCGGCCGGGTTCCTGGCGTGGCAGGGCGTGCAGCTCTACCAGCTGCCGGTCGGCGGCGTGACCGTGAGCTCGACGCGCATGTGGACGTTCCTCACCATCATCACGGTGGTGATCGCGATGAACGCGGTCAACTTCGTCGACGGCCTCGACGGCCTCGCCGCGGGCGTGCTCGCGATCGGCGGCGCCGCGTTCTTCCTGTACTCCTACCTGCTCACGCGCGCGACGTCGGGCGACTACGCGAGCCTGTCGACGCTCGTCGTGGCGGCGCTGGTCGGGGCCTGCATCGGGTTCCTGCCGCACAACGTCTATCCGGCGCGGATCTTCATGGGGGACTCCGGGGCGATGCTGCTGGGCTTCGTGCTCGCCGCGGCCGCGGTCGTGGTGACCGGCCAGATCGACCCCGAGCAGGTCTCGCGGCGTCAGTCGTTCCCCGCGTTCGTGCCGATGCTGCTGCCGTTCGCGGTGCTCGTGCTCCCGCTGCTGGACATGGGCCTGGCGATCGTGCGCCGGCTCGGCCAGGGCAAGTCGCCGTTCCACCCCGACCGCATGCACCTGCACCACCGCCTGCTCGCGCTCGGGCACAGCCACCGGCGCGCGGTGGCGATCATGTACGTCTGGACGGCGGTGTTCGCGTTCGGGATGGGCGCGCTCGTCGTGCTCTCGACCACCACGGTGCTGTGGCTGTTCGCCGCGGGCGTCGTGGTCGCCGTCCTGCTGACCCTCGGCCCCCTGCGCGGCCGGTCCACCCGCCGCCCCCTCGAGACGACGTGA
- a CDS encoding L-threonylcarbamoyladenylate synthase, translated as MNARTLPAHDAATWGPALDEAVDVVANGGLVVLPTDTVYGIGADAFSPPAVQALLDAKGRGRQMPPPVLIADVRTLDGLATEVPAHARLLAEAFWPGGLTLIVRAQPSLAWDLGETHGTVALRVPDHATARALLRRTGPLAVSSANRTGFAAAVDAGEAYRQLGDRVRVYLDAGDAPGQVASTIVDATGPRLRVVRLGALDLETLNAVAPVLGLDGELPSDEPAAAAPDEKAPDEQAPDPQPADDEAPAADAPGAGPDMVKDAPAGGAPG; from the coding sequence GTGAACGCGCGCACGCTGCCCGCCCACGACGCGGCCACCTGGGGACCGGCTCTCGACGAGGCGGTCGACGTCGTCGCCAACGGCGGCCTCGTCGTCCTGCCCACCGACACCGTCTACGGCATCGGGGCCGACGCCTTCTCGCCGCCCGCGGTGCAGGCGCTGCTGGACGCCAAGGGCCGGGGCCGGCAGATGCCGCCGCCCGTGCTGATCGCCGACGTGCGCACGCTCGACGGCCTGGCGACCGAGGTCCCGGCGCACGCGCGCCTGCTCGCGGAGGCGTTCTGGCCCGGCGGGCTCACGCTGATCGTGCGCGCCCAGCCCTCGCTCGCGTGGGACCTGGGGGAGACGCACGGCACGGTCGCGCTGCGCGTCCCGGACCACGCCACCGCCCGCGCCCTGCTGCGGCGCACCGGACCGCTCGCGGTCTCGAGCGCGAACCGCACGGGCTTCGCGGCCGCCGTGGACGCGGGTGAGGCGTACCGCCAGCTCGGCGACCGCGTGCGCGTCTACCTCGACGCGGGCGACGCACCGGGCCAGGTCGCCTCGACGATCGTGGACGCGACCGGACCCCGGCTGCGCGTCGTGCGGCTCGGGGCGCTCGACCTCGAGACACTGAACGCGGTGGCGCCCGTCCTCGGCCTCGACGGCGAGCTGCCGTCCGACGAGCCTGCCGCAGCCGCGCCCGACGAGAAGGCGCCGGACGAGCAGGCGCCCGACCCGCAGCCTGCGGACGACGAGGCACCCGCCGCGGACGCCCCCGGCGCGGGACCGGACATGGTCAAGGACGCACCCGCGGGCGGTGCGCCCGGGTGA